The following coding sequences lie in one Flagellimonas eckloniae genomic window:
- a CDS encoding DUF3078 domain-containing protein — translation MKKLLFTLIAFFILIAVKAQTEEELKALMAPKKDSIAAIQGRVNALQAQIDALPGWKLGAFGTIGGSLSNFSNWYAQGVPNNSSGNIGFTFNAFANLKEEKFFWRNALTTNFAWIKLDDKDDPDDDDGFTATTDVFNLSSLYGRNISKTWAASALLEYRTTVLNNFNDPGYLDIGIGFTWNPITDLVVVIHPLNYNFVFADDDTIYESSTGAKIVADYTKKLGAVNFKTNLSMFQSYKSGDLSNWTWTNSFSYTLWKAIGVGFDFGLRNNKQEALDYSINTLGNDTETFATLDNELQTYWTLGLSYAF, via the coding sequence ATGAAAAAACTACTTTTTACTTTAATTGCATTCTTTATTCTCATTGCCGTTAAAGCACAAACAGAAGAAGAATTGAAAGCTTTAATGGCCCCCAAAAAAGATTCCATTGCTGCAATCCAAGGACGTGTTAATGCGCTACAAGCCCAAATAGATGCCTTGCCAGGATGGAAGTTGGGAGCATTTGGCACCATTGGTGGCAGCCTTTCAAATTTTAGCAATTGGTATGCCCAAGGGGTTCCAAACAACTCCTCAGGAAATATTGGTTTTACCTTTAATGCCTTTGCCAACCTAAAAGAAGAAAAATTCTTCTGGAGAAACGCATTGACCACAAACTTTGCCTGGATCAAGTTGGACGATAAAGACGACCCGGATGATGATGATGGTTTTACGGCAACAACGGATGTTTTTAACCTTTCCTCATTATACGGGAGGAACATTAGCAAAACATGGGCAGCTTCGGCTTTGTTGGAATACCGCACAACGGTATTGAACAATTTCAACGACCCAGGATATTTGGATATTGGTATCGGTTTTACCTGGAATCCTATTACAGATTTAGTTGTGGTAATCCATCCATTGAACTACAATTTTGTGTTTGCAGATGATGATACCATTTATGAGTCTTCTACAGGTGCTAAAATTGTTGCGGATTATACCAAAAAGTTGGGTGCCGTTAATTTCAAGACCAACCTTTCCATGTTTCAGAGCTACAAAAGTGGAGATTTGAGCAATTGGACCTGGACCAATTCATTTTCGTATACCTTATGGAAAGCAATAGGTGTTGGGTTCGATTTTGGGCTTCGAAACAACAAGCAAGAAGCTTTGGATTATTCCATCAATACTCTAGGGAATGATACAGAAACCTTTGCTACTCTTGATAATGAACTACAAACATATTGGACGCTAGGTCTTAGCTATGCCTTTTAA
- a CDS encoding 3'-5' exonuclease, with the protein MLYKLNLEHILFLDIETVPQKPNFADLDENTQMMWEQKSQYQRKDEFTPEEFYERAGIWAEFGKIICISVGYFTSKGDSRNFRVTSFYGEELELLKQFKQLLQEHFNQTRHLLCAHNGKEFDFPYIARRMVINGMNLPYKLDLFGKKPWDVPHLDTMELWKFGDYKHFTSLKLLAHVLGIPSPKEDMDGSMVKGVFYEEDDLDRIVSYCELDVVTTAQVFLKLRNEELLSEEEIKKV; encoded by the coding sequence ATGCTTTATAAACTTAACCTAGAACACATCCTTTTTTTGGATATCGAAACTGTACCCCAAAAACCGAATTTTGCGGATTTAGATGAAAATACCCAAATGATGTGGGAACAAAAATCACAGTACCAACGTAAAGATGAATTTACCCCAGAAGAATTTTATGAACGTGCTGGAATTTGGGCTGAGTTCGGAAAAATAATCTGTATCTCAGTTGGCTACTTTACTTCAAAAGGAGATTCGCGAAATTTCCGGGTCACTTCTTTTTATGGAGAAGAACTGGAATTATTAAAACAGTTTAAACAATTACTTCAGGAACATTTTAATCAAACCAGACATCTTTTATGTGCCCATAACGGGAAGGAATTTGATTTTCCATATATAGCCCGTCGCATGGTAATCAATGGAATGAATCTTCCCTATAAATTAGATTTGTTCGGGAAAAAGCCATGGGATGTACCCCACTTGGACACCATGGAATTGTGGAAATTTGGGGATTATAAACACTTTACCTCCCTAAAATTATTGGCACACGTATTGGGCATTCCCTCTCCTAAAGAAGATATGGACGGGAGTATGGTAAAAGGTGTTTTTTATGAGGAAGATGATTTAGATCGTATTGTTTCCTATTGCGAATTGGATGTTGTGACCACCGCACAGGTTTTCCTGAAGCTACGAAATGAAGAATTGCTCTCAGAAGAAGAAATCAAAAAAGTATAA
- a CDS encoding S8 family serine peptidase: MDCKIPTWAPGIFSSFLFSLLSISSVFGQSKSEKEFIQSTYNQYKIGSFISKMEAEHQSKEAKIKQLLNDNNWRQSEKLSDGTVVALKDIGADGTPLFYTTLNDPSNQVSRAHTLYSDGLMSLGLDGSGMQVGVWDAGIARTTHQEFDVRAKNGDGSDEVGSHATLVTGNLISAGIKPNAKGVAYGAEALTHNWTRDKIEVAEAAANGLLLSNHSYGIKSDRVPDWYFGSYIRVSQDWDKIMYNAPYYLMVTAAGNAQKSYDNETPIFGTTADGFDLLLGFATSKNGLTIAGANTKIGSNGELQEANVASYSSLGPVDDGRVKPDLAGDGSSIFSTSSTTNTSYDTSAGTSMAAPGVTGALLLLQQYHEELYGGFMKAATLKGLALHTADDVDAQGPDYKMGWGIMNARAAAEVLQNKEYSSLIEEESLVDGETFSMTINAKEGEKMVASISWTDPEGEYINRGDLNGTTPALMNDLDIRITKNGNTYYPWKLNASRVNDAATKGDNLVDPFERIEIDNASGEYIITVSHKGALINGFQDFSLIVSGAQVSKCDIETPLDVELLSSTENSSTILWTEAEETLFEVQYKSTAENNWKSELIWENSLELPNLEEGITYEARIRSICTENIVSEFSEEIQFEFNGTETELIAYEAFAFDETLQITVYPNPTTEWLTVGAKLSEDAVYSVITTSGNTIKKGNPTGAINVSDLSSGLYVLVVQDYSGIKSSKFYKN, translated from the coding sequence ATGGATTGCAAAATACCTACTTGGGCACCAGGAATTTTTTCGTCCTTTTTATTTTCACTTTTAAGCATTTCTTCCGTTTTTGGACAATCAAAATCCGAAAAAGAATTTATTCAGTCAACTTATAATCAATACAAAATTGGGTCATTTATTTCCAAGATGGAGGCCGAACATCAATCTAAAGAAGCTAAAATAAAACAACTTCTAAATGACAATAATTGGAGGCAATCTGAAAAACTCAGTGATGGAACCGTTGTTGCACTTAAAGATATAGGTGCAGATGGAACCCCTCTTTTTTATACGACTCTTAATGATCCATCTAACCAAGTTTCCAGAGCACATACCTTATATTCAGATGGGCTCATGAGTTTGGGGCTTGATGGTAGCGGTATGCAGGTTGGCGTTTGGGACGCAGGAATTGCCCGCACAACACATCAAGAATTTGATGTAAGGGCTAAAAATGGAGATGGTTCTGATGAAGTGGGATCACATGCTACGCTGGTTACTGGGAATCTTATTTCCGCAGGAATAAAACCGAATGCCAAAGGGGTGGCCTATGGCGCTGAAGCTTTGACACATAATTGGACACGTGATAAAATTGAAGTTGCAGAAGCGGCTGCCAATGGGCTATTGTTAAGTAATCATTCCTATGGTATCAAATCCGACAGGGTACCAGATTGGTATTTTGGGTCTTACATTAGAGTATCCCAAGATTGGGACAAGATCATGTATAATGCACCTTACTATTTAATGGTAACGGCTGCTGGGAATGCTCAAAAATCATATGATAATGAAACTCCAATTTTTGGCACAACTGCAGATGGATTTGATCTTTTATTGGGTTTTGCAACATCAAAAAATGGTTTAACCATTGCTGGAGCAAACACAAAAATTGGAAGTAACGGAGAATTACAGGAAGCAAATGTTGCCAGTTATAGCAGTCTTGGTCCAGTTGATGATGGTAGGGTAAAACCAGATTTGGCAGGCGATGGGTCTTCTATATTTTCTACTTCTTCCACAACCAATACAAGTTATGATACCTCGGCAGGAACTTCAATGGCCGCGCCCGGTGTAACAGGAGCTTTATTATTATTACAGCAGTACCATGAGGAATTGTATGGTGGTTTTATGAAAGCAGCAACACTGAAAGGGCTTGCTTTGCATACTGCTGATGATGTGGATGCACAAGGACCGGATTACAAAATGGGATGGGGTATTATGAACGCAAGGGCTGCTGCCGAAGTTTTGCAAAACAAAGAATATAGTAGTTTAATAGAAGAAGAAAGCCTGGTAGATGGAGAAACATTTTCCATGACCATAAATGCTAAAGAAGGAGAAAAAATGGTTGCTTCAATTTCTTGGACAGATCCGGAAGGGGAATATATAAACAGAGGAGATTTAAACGGTACAACTCCAGCTTTGATGAACGATTTGGATATCAGAATAACCAAAAACGGAAATACGTATTATCCATGGAAATTGAATGCATCTAGGGTAAACGATGCTGCTACAAAAGGGGATAATCTTGTTGATCCTTTTGAACGAATAGAAATTGATAATGCCTCAGGAGAATATATCATTACCGTTTCACACAAAGGGGCATTAATAAATGGATTCCAAGATTTTTCATTGATTGTTTCAGGAGCGCAAGTTTCAAAATGTGATATAGAGACCCCATTGGATGTTGAATTGTTGTCCTCAACCGAGAATAGTTCTACCATTTTATGGACTGAAGCTGAAGAAACCCTTTTTGAGGTTCAATATAAATCAACCGCTGAAAACAATTGGAAAAGTGAACTGATTTGGGAAAACAGCTTGGAGCTTCCCAATTTGGAAGAAGGTATTACCTATGAAGCACGGATACGTTCCATCTGTACTGAGAATATAGTATCCGAGTTTTCAGAAGAAATTCAATTTGAATTTAATGGTACAGAAACAGAACTTATTGCTTATGAGGCTTTTGCGTTTGACGAAACGCTTCAGATTACGGTATACCCAAATCCAACAACAGAATGGTTAACTGTCGGGGCCAAATTATCTGAAGATGCCGTGTATTCTGTTATTACTACTTCTGGAAATACTATTAAAAAAGGAAACCCCACAGGTGCTATTAATGTTTCTGACCTGTCTTCGGGATTATATGTGCTAGTGGTTCAAGATTACTCAGGCATAAAGAGTTCCAAATTTTATAAAAACTAA
- a CDS encoding tetratricopeptide repeat protein — MLDDSTKVKAYFDLFWESYRRDYKISLEYASKAEELSRELGLSFQLADAHRVKSFPLSGMGRYNESKKELEKALEIFKRLNDKKMTAWVLTEFGWLSKTQSNFEEALSFFWDALRISSEIGDKDNMAQNRNYIAAVYVEQKQYNKAIENYKKALDLVEELGIKPGISACLTNLASVYTLAGSYEEALNMNARALELKIEMGDRLGEARVRNNLGSLHSRLRNFSKAEMNFEKALDIAMEVGDKRTLSTIQFEMAQFHFDQGNYSKSLEVSSTLKNSTNPNEELELSVKLRKLLFETYGKLGDYKKAHGNALEWKSLADSLYNKNMLTVANDLEAKYQSEQQSKEIALLASERELQELQLSSRENQRNVLIVIAVLALLIIGLLYNQYRIKQKANKELLEINQLKSNFFANISHEFRTPLTLIKGPIEQLEQNPEEKLEREEVKMIRRNTNKVLGLVDQLLELSKIDQDKLQLKPTEGDLYKCLRTAVFSFNSHAAQRHIDYRVEIPNKTLWASFDRDKLEKVIYNLLSNAFKFSEDGAMVSFSTSYANDYLNIQVSDSGKGISEDKLPFIFDRFYQVDGGTTKEQGGSGIGLSLSKDLIELMDGTITASSEEGKGTFFTVQLPLLKIETREKGNKNVIDANRNVAEEPQIKPYEFAETDDRGLPQILLVEDNADMRQFIKGNLIQSYKILETHDGQKGLEMAQSNQPDLIITDLMMPKMDGIELCKQLKESLDTSHIPVIMLTARAGVENKIEGLESGSDDYLTKPFNAKELITRVQNLIAQRQRLRNHFKEFETKLDPSKIATTSLDEKFIKKFLDLLEQKHSDSGFGVPQIQKGMAMSKTQLHRKIKALTNESPGEVLRNFRLKRAAHLLTNKSDTVTQIAYQVGFNNLSYFAKCFKAYYGVSPSSY; from the coding sequence ATGCTAGATGACAGCACGAAGGTCAAGGCCTATTTTGATTTGTTTTGGGAAAGTTATAGACGAGATTATAAAATCTCTTTGGAATATGCTTCAAAGGCGGAAGAACTATCCAGAGAATTGGGACTATCATTTCAACTGGCAGATGCCCACAGAGTAAAAAGTTTCCCCCTCTCTGGAATGGGGAGGTATAACGAATCCAAAAAGGAGCTTGAAAAGGCGTTAGAGATTTTCAAAAGGTTAAACGATAAGAAAATGACCGCTTGGGTCCTAACTGAATTTGGATGGCTAAGTAAAACCCAATCCAATTTTGAGGAGGCTCTATCTTTTTTTTGGGATGCCCTGAGAATTTCAAGTGAAATAGGGGATAAAGACAATATGGCCCAAAACCGAAACTACATAGCTGCGGTTTATGTGGAACAAAAACAATACAACAAGGCGATTGAAAATTACAAAAAAGCACTAGATCTTGTTGAAGAGTTGGGAATAAAACCTGGAATTTCTGCCTGTTTAACCAATTTGGCCTCCGTATACACCCTAGCGGGGAGTTATGAAGAGGCCCTGAATATGAATGCTAGGGCTTTGGAGTTGAAAATTGAAATGGGTGACCGCCTCGGAGAAGCAAGAGTGCGGAACAACCTCGGCTCACTGCATAGTCGGCTCAGAAATTTTTCGAAGGCCGAAATGAACTTTGAAAAAGCTTTGGATATTGCAATGGAGGTTGGTGATAAAAGAACTCTTTCCACTATCCAGTTTGAAATGGCCCAATTCCATTTTGACCAGGGTAATTATTCAAAAAGCCTTGAGGTTTCCAGTACACTTAAAAACAGTACAAATCCAAATGAAGAATTGGAGCTTTCCGTAAAGCTCCGAAAGTTGCTTTTTGAGACTTACGGCAAGCTTGGGGATTATAAAAAAGCCCATGGCAATGCCTTGGAATGGAAATCCCTTGCAGATAGTCTATACAATAAAAACATGTTGACAGTTGCCAATGATTTGGAGGCAAAATATCAAAGCGAACAGCAAAGCAAGGAGATAGCGTTACTGGCCTCTGAACGGGAATTACAGGAATTGCAGCTCAGCAGCCGCGAAAACCAACGCAACGTCCTTATTGTGATTGCAGTTTTGGCGCTATTAATTATTGGATTACTTTACAACCAATACCGTATCAAACAAAAAGCAAATAAGGAGCTTCTGGAAATCAATCAGTTGAAGTCGAATTTTTTTGCGAACATTTCCCATGAGTTCAGAACCCCACTTACCCTGATAAAGGGCCCCATTGAGCAACTCGAACAAAATCCGGAGGAAAAATTGGAAAGGGAAGAGGTCAAAATGATTCGACGAAATACGAATAAGGTTTTGGGTCTGGTCGATCAGCTGTTGGAACTATCAAAAATTGATCAGGACAAACTCCAACTAAAACCTACGGAGGGAGATTTGTACAAATGCTTACGAACCGCTGTTTTCTCATTTAATTCCCATGCTGCCCAGCGACATATAGACTATAGGGTGGAGATTCCCAATAAAACACTTTGGGCTTCATTTGATCGGGATAAATTAGAAAAAGTCATCTATAATCTGTTGAGCAATGCCTTTAAATTTAGCGAGGATGGGGCCATGGTCAGTTTTTCAACTTCCTACGCCAATGATTACCTGAATATTCAAGTGTCTGATAGTGGAAAAGGAATTTCAGAAGACAAATTACCCTTTATTTTTGACCGGTTTTATCAAGTGGATGGAGGAACCACAAAGGAACAGGGAGGCTCTGGAATTGGATTGTCACTGTCCAAAGATTTGATAGAGCTAATGGATGGGACAATTACCGCATCAAGTGAGGAAGGCAAGGGAACTTTCTTTACGGTACAATTACCGCTCTTGAAGATTGAGACAAGGGAAAAAGGAAATAAAAACGTAATCGATGCCAATAGGAATGTTGCGGAAGAACCCCAGATCAAACCCTATGAGTTTGCAGAAACCGATGACCGAGGTCTACCCCAGATATTATTGGTAGAGGATAATGCAGATATGCGTCAATTTATCAAAGGTAATTTAATTCAATCCTATAAGATTTTGGAAACTCATGATGGTCAAAAAGGATTGGAAATGGCCCAATCAAACCAACCAGACCTTATAATTACTGACTTGATGATGCCCAAGATGGATGGAATCGAGCTATGTAAACAGTTAAAAGAAAGCTTGGATACCAGTCATATTCCAGTTATCATGTTAACGGCTAGAGCTGGTGTGGAAAACAAAATAGAAGGTTTGGAAAGTGGATCGGATGATTATCTTACTAAACCGTTCAATGCCAAAGAACTCATCACAAGAGTCCAAAATCTGATTGCCCAAAGACAAAGACTGAGAAATCATTTCAAAGAATTTGAAACTAAATTAGATCCTTCGAAAATAGCGACCACTTCTTTGGACGAAAAGTTCATAAAAAAATTCTTGGATTTGTTGGAACAGAAACATTCTGATTCTGGGTTTGGGGTACCACAAATACAAAAAGGCATGGCCATGAGCAAAACCCAATTACATAGAAAAATAAAAGCGCTTACCAATGAATCTCCTGGAGAAGTGCTACGGAACTTTAGGTTAAAAAGAGCCGCTCATTTATTGACCAATAAATCGGATACCGTAACCCAAATTGCATACCAAGTTGGATTCAATAACCTTTCCTATTTTGCCAAGTGCTTTAAAGCATACTACGGTGTTTCTCCCTCCTCGTATTGA
- the hflX gene encoding GTPase HflX: MLEKKVTDYEKAVLIGVISKDQDETKVTEYLDELEFLTYTAGGEVSCRFTQRMEIPNPKTLIGSGKMEEVEKYVKANDIGSVIFDDELSPAQQRNIEKQLRCKIIDRTSLILDIFAQRAQTSYARTQVELAQYQYLLPRLTGLWTHLERQKGGIGMRGPGETEIETDRRIVRDRISLLKKKLTKIDRQMETQRGNRGALVRVALVGYTNVGKSTLMNVISKSDVFAENKLFATLDTTVRKVVIGNLPFLLSDTVGFIRKLPTQLVESFKSTLDEVREADLLLHVVDISHPNFEEHIASVNKILDEIKSADKKTIMVFNKIDQYEAEVIEEDDLVTEPTKAHFTIEDWKNTWMEKIGDRALFISALNKENLDEFRKRVYDEVRDIHVTRFPYNNFLYPEHLDQY, from the coding sequence ATGTTAGAAAAGAAGGTTACAGATTATGAAAAGGCGGTGCTTATTGGTGTTATCAGTAAGGACCAAGATGAAACCAAGGTCACGGAATACTTGGATGAATTGGAATTTTTGACTTATACTGCTGGAGGCGAGGTCTCTTGCCGGTTTACACAGCGTATGGAAATTCCCAATCCCAAAACTTTGATTGGTAGTGGTAAAATGGAGGAGGTTGAAAAATACGTAAAAGCCAATGACATCGGCTCTGTAATTTTTGATGATGAACTATCTCCAGCCCAACAACGAAACATTGAAAAACAACTTCGTTGTAAAATTATCGATAGAACAAGCTTAATCTTGGACATATTTGCCCAAAGGGCACAGACCAGTTATGCCAGAACCCAGGTTGAATTGGCCCAATATCAATATCTTTTGCCAAGGCTAACTGGACTATGGACTCACTTGGAACGCCAAAAAGGGGGTATTGGCATGCGTGGTCCTGGTGAAACAGAGATAGAAACGGATAGACGTATTGTCCGTGATAGAATTTCTCTTCTAAAGAAGAAACTCACCAAAATTGACCGACAAATGGAGACCCAACGGGGTAACCGTGGTGCCTTGGTAAGAGTTGCTTTGGTTGGTTATACCAATGTAGGCAAGTCCACATTGATGAACGTTATCAGCAAAAGTGATGTATTTGCGGAAAACAAGCTTTTTGCCACCTTGGATACCACAGTACGAAAAGTGGTCATTGGCAACTTACCTTTTTTATTAAGTGACACTGTTGGTTTCATAAGAAAGCTACCTACTCAACTGGTAGAGAGTTTTAAAAGTACTTTGGACGAAGTTCGGGAAGCTGATTTATTGTTGCATGTAGTGGATATCTCCCATCCCAATTTTGAAGAACATATCGCTTCCGTAAATAAAATTTTGGATGAGATTAAGAGTGCCGATAAAAAGACCATAATGGTCTTCAACAAAATTGACCAATACGAAGCGGAAGTCATTGAAGAAGATGATTTGGTAACCGAACCAACCAAAGCCCATTTTACCATTGAAGATTGGAAAAACACTTGGATGGAAAAAATAGGCGATAGGGCACTGTTCATTTCGGCATTAAACAAAGAAAATTTAGACGAGTTTAGAAAACGGGTCTACGATGAGGTACGTGACATTCATGTAACCCGTTTTCCCTATAACAACTTTTTATACCCGGAACACCTAGATCAGTATTAA
- a CDS encoding methylated-DNA--[protein]-cysteine S-methyltransferase, producing the protein MEVAYLQTPVGLAEFHGDENGLASVSVLNGEKTIDLVPEVLEDVVYQFQEYFDGTRKNFDLKLNPVGTDFQKKVWKALGEIPFGKTVSYLELSKKLGDPKAIRAVAAANGKNPLWIIVPCHRVIGSNGDLVGYAGGLHRKKWLLEHESPAKQTSLF; encoded by the coding sequence ATGGAAGTTGCTTATTTACAAACTCCTGTGGGTTTAGCTGAGTTTCATGGCGATGAAAATGGACTTGCTTCCGTTTCTGTTTTGAATGGAGAAAAAACCATTGATTTGGTTCCAGAGGTTTTGGAAGATGTGGTATATCAATTTCAAGAATATTTTGACGGTACCCGGAAGAATTTCGACTTAAAATTGAACCCCGTAGGAACTGATTTTCAAAAAAAGGTTTGGAAGGCCCTTGGTGAAATCCCCTTTGGAAAAACAGTTTCCTATCTTGAACTTTCCAAAAAATTAGGAGATCCCAAAGCAATTCGCGCCGTTGCGGCCGCCAATGGTAAAAACCCGCTTTGGATTATTGTTCCATGCCACCGTGTAATTGGTAGCAATGGAGATCTTGTTGGATATGCCGGAGGGTTACACCGCAAGAAATGGCTTTTAGAACACGAGAGTCCTGCAAAACAGACTTCTCTGTTTTAG
- a CDS encoding porin family protein: MKNLILFSMALILSFLTVQAQDVQFGAKAGLNFAILQPDLNDPATRTAVHLGAVAEISILEKLSIQPELLFSTQGVKDESDNDEIVRLDYLTLPILAKLYLTENLSIEVGPQIGLLLKAEVEDDGETIDIKDDTKSTDFGIALGLGYKMDSGLNFGARYTLGSNVNDIDEDPDKFANRVFQLFVGYIFN; the protein is encoded by the coding sequence ATGAAAAATTTAATTTTGTTTTCAATGGCCCTCATATTGTCTTTTTTGACGGTTCAGGCCCAGGATGTTCAATTTGGGGCCAAGGCAGGGCTAAATTTTGCAATACTTCAGCCCGATTTAAATGACCCAGCTACGCGAACTGCTGTGCATTTGGGTGCAGTTGCCGAAATCTCCATTTTAGAGAAGCTCTCCATCCAACCGGAACTTTTGTTCTCTACCCAAGGAGTAAAGGATGAATCGGACAATGATGAGATTGTGCGATTGGATTACTTGACCCTACCAATTCTAGCGAAATTGTATTTGACGGAGAATCTAAGCATAGAGGTCGGCCCACAAATAGGACTCTTGCTTAAGGCAGAGGTCGAGGATGATGGAGAAACAATTGATATTAAGGACGATACAAAATCAACAGATTTTGGAATTGCCTTGGGACTGGGGTATAAAATGGACAGTGGACTTAATTTTGGAGCGCGATATACTTTGGGGTCTAATGTAAATGATATTGATGAAGACCCGGATAAGTTTGCCAATCGGGTATTTCAGCTGTTCGTGGGATATATATTTAATTAA
- a CDS encoding endonuclease/exonuclease/phosphatase family protein — MNNSETRFTVAFYNLENFFDTKNDPHKLDDDFTPDGKKVWDESKFSRKTKKLARTISLIGQDDSGTPPVLIGIAEVENKQVIEALLKTKSLREVNYDYVHFDSPDERGIDTALIYNKERFEVISSETIPLMVDNDNGDRDLTRDILYVHGRLHQEEIHVFVNHWPSRRDGANETSYKRIKAAETILQKIGNIPTESFNCIIMGDFNDDPNSESIKTIMDTKMFVNPMQTLLSPVSGSANYKGEWSLFDQILISHSFLNYEKGTHSFKKAKVFAPKFLKEWKGKYKGNPFRTYAGKKYLGGYSDHFPVYLVLRENK; from the coding sequence TTGAATAATTCAGAAACCCGATTTACCGTAGCATTTTACAATCTTGAAAATTTTTTTGACACCAAGAATGACCCTCATAAATTGGATGATGATTTTACTCCAGACGGAAAAAAAGTTTGGGATGAATCAAAGTTTAGCAGGAAAACTAAAAAACTAGCAAGGACCATATCACTTATTGGACAGGATGATAGTGGAACGCCTCCAGTCCTAATAGGTATTGCTGAGGTTGAAAATAAACAGGTGATAGAAGCTCTTCTTAAGACAAAGTCCCTTCGGGAGGTTAATTATGATTATGTTCATTTTGATTCTCCTGATGAAAGAGGCATTGATACAGCTCTCATTTATAACAAAGAACGTTTTGAAGTGATTTCTTCGGAGACCATTCCTTTAATGGTAGACAATGATAATGGAGATAGAGATTTAACCCGAGACATTTTATATGTGCATGGAAGATTGCACCAAGAGGAAATACATGTGTTTGTAAACCATTGGCCCTCTAGAAGGGACGGTGCAAATGAAACCAGCTATAAAAGAATAAAAGCAGCGGAGACGATACTCCAAAAGATTGGTAATATACCTACGGAAAGTTTCAACTGTATTATTATGGGAGATTTTAACGATGACCCTAATTCAGAGAGTATAAAAACAATAATGGATACCAAGATGTTTGTAAACCCAATGCAAACCTTATTATCTCCGGTTTCAGGAAGTGCCAATTACAAAGGGGAGTGGAGCTTGTTTGATCAAATTTTAATTTCCCATAGTTTTTTAAACTATGAAAAAGGCACACATAGTTTTAAAAAGGCCAAGGTCTTTGCACCAAAGTTTCTTAAAGAGTGGAAGGGAAAATATAAAGGCAATCCGTTTAGGACGTATGCCGGAAAAAAATACTTGGGAGGCTATAGCGACCATTTTCCTGTTTACCTTGTTTTGAGGGAAAACAAGTAA